One window of Leptotrichia sp. oral taxon 498 genomic DNA carries:
- a CDS encoding YlmH family RNA-binding protein → MGEYLIKKIMKKEIFLKQFSKELEYLASKLFNVYEIASDYEIISYSEEFYTPNFWKKFQKKANGLNVITNGIFENSDRRQIAFVPDNFIPKNNEDFENFFDFPHKLLKISIASKFKEYRHKDFLGSLMGLNIKRELMGDLILENGAGYIPVSNKIADIISNELTQIGKAPCTVEIVDLKEIKNLPKYKYDDKLITVSSKRLDNIVCAITNISRNKVIEPIEKGKILVDYTKETDKSKLIEIGSLITIKGFGKYKLFSEKGETKKGKERLLIKKYI, encoded by the coding sequence ATGGGAGAATATTTAATAAAAAAAATTATGAAAAAAGAAATATTTTTAAAGCAATTTTCAAAAGAGCTGGAATATTTGGCAAGTAAACTTTTTAATGTTTATGAAATTGCCAGCGACTATGAAATAATAAGTTATTCTGAAGAATTTTATACTCCAAATTTTTGGAAAAAGTTTCAAAAAAAGGCAAATGGTCTAAATGTGATTACAAATGGCATCTTTGAAAACAGTGATAGACGACAAATCGCTTTTGTTCCCGATAATTTTATACCAAAAAATAACGAAGATTTTGAAAATTTTTTTGATTTTCCACATAAACTACTAAAAATTTCGATTGCTTCAAAATTTAAAGAATACAGGCATAAAGATTTTTTAGGAAGTCTTATGGGATTAAATATAAAAAGAGAATTAATGGGAGATCTGATTTTAGAAAATGGTGCGGGATATATCCCTGTTTCAAATAAAATTGCCGATATTATTTCAAATGAGCTTACACAAATTGGAAAAGCACCTTGTACAGTCGAAATTGTTGATTTAAAAGAAATAAAAAATTTACCGAAATACAAATATGACGACAAATTAATTACAGTTTCATCAAAACGGCTTGACAACATAGTCTGTGCAATAACAAATATTTCAAGGAACAAAGTTATAGAACCAATTGAAAAAGGAAAAATCTTAGTCGATTACACGAAGGAAACAGACAAATCAAAATTGATTGAAATTGGAAGTCTGATTACAATAAAAGGATTTGGAAAATACAAGCTTTTTTCTGAAAAAGGGGAAACAAAAAAAGGTAAAGAAAGACTTCTTATAAAAAAATATATTTAA